One window of Nicotiana tomentosiformis chromosome 11, ASM39032v3, whole genome shotgun sequence genomic DNA carries:
- the LOC104109537 gene encoding uncharacterized protein, with the protein MAAPPNLEEGQSTYMPPRFNGQYYGWWKTRMHDFIMEEDSELWDVICDGPYVPTKKVGEPAVMVPKTRKEYNDADRKAVEKNFRAKNILVCGIGPGEYNRISAYQSAKEICEALQTTHGGTTQVKQSKIDMLTTEYELFKMKDDESIQDMHTRFTSIINEPHSLGEIIPRNKLVRKVLSVLPSSWESKVNTITEAKDLQTLTMGELVENLKTYEMKRKKDNERRGPKKEKDPVLKAENNDSSEEDSDMAYLTRRFQKIVRMNEGIPKRGSCSKPKNYDLCHKYGKLGYFIKDCPLLKQEHFKHNSDKAAKRNSVPDKRFKRKNTANNVVKKALAAWGDSFSESEEENDAGDSSMLAVESEANEYDSIFALVAQSDNDEDDGNDESVEKVAITEQERDDLLVVIADLEETIEELKADSRPGNSKKGKEIASEAYIKLENELNIGKTSLCAELEKNRQLQAELEKVKNDFEKSLKWTWSSHAITVMYFNNGRNMQGIGLQREKVPYNPHSKYVTVPDNWLCTHYENNGHFKENCQARVQSV; encoded by the exons atggctgctccaccaaacctCGAGGAAGGACAATCAACCTATATGCCCCCGAGATTCAACGGTCAATACTATGGCTGGTGGAAAACTCGAATGCATGACTTCATAATGGAAGAAGACTCCGAGTTATGGGATGTTATTTGTGATGGTCCATACGTCCCAACAAAGAAGGTAGGAGAACCTGCTGTAATGGTGCCAAAAACTAGGAAAGAGTACAATGATGCCGACAGGAAAGCTGTAGAAAAGAACTTTCGTGCCAAAAATATTTTAGTGTGTGGCATAGGACCTGGTGAATATAATAGGATCTCAGCCTATCAATCCGCTAAGGAGATATGTGAAGCTCTACAAACGACACATGGGGGAACCACTCAAGTAAAGCAGTCCAAGATCGACATGCTCACCACTGAGTATGAGCTCTTTAAAATGAAGGATGATGAATCCATTCAAGACATGCATACTCGATTCACTTCCATTATAAATGAGCCACACTCTCTTGGAGAAATCATTCCTAGGAACAAGCTCGTGAGAAAAGTTCTTAGCGTTTTACCCAGCTCCTGGGAGAGTAAGGTGAACACTATTACTGAAGCCAAGGATTTGCAAACACTGACTATGGGCGAGCTGGTTGAAAATCTAAAGACCTATGAGATGAAGAGAAAGAAGGACAATGAAAGAAGAGGACCAAAGAAGGAGAAGGACCCGGTACTCAAAGCTGAAAACAATGATTCGAGTGAGGAGGATAGCGATATGGCATACCTTACGAGAAGGTTTCAGAAAATAGTTCGAATGAATGAAGGTATACCAAAAAGAGGTAGTTGCAGCAAACCAAAGAATTATGACCTCTGTCATAAGTATGGAAAGCTAGGATATTTCATCAAGGACTGTCCTCTTCTGAAGCAAGAACATTTCAAGCACAACTCTGATAAAGCAGCCAAGAGGAACTCGGTTCCTGACAAACGCTTCAAAAGAAAAAACACAGCTAACAATGTTGTGAAGAAAGCTCTTGCAGCATGGGGAGACTCCTTCAGTGAgtctgaagaagaaaatgatgcagGTGATAGCTCCATGTTGGCAGTTGAAAGTGAAGCAAATGAATATGATTCAATATTTGCCTTGGTGGCTCAGTCAGACAATGATGAAGACGATGGCAATGATGAG TCTG TGGAGAAAGTTGCTATCACTGAGCAAGAAAGAGATGATCTCCTTGTGGTGATTGCAGACCTAGAGGAGACAATTGAGGAACTTAAAGCAGACTCTAGGCCTGGAAATTctaaaaaaggaaaggaaattgCTAGTGAGGCATATATTAAACTTGAAAATGAGCTAAATATTGGGAAAACTAGTTTATGTGCTGAGCTTGAGAAAAATAGGCAGCTTCAAGCAGAATTGGAAAAAGTAAAAAATGATTTTGAGAAATCTcttaagtggacctggtcctcacATGCTATTACTGTCATGTATTTTAACAATGGTAGAAACATGCAGGGAATTGGGCTCCAAAGGGAGAAAGTTCCCTATaaccctcatagcaagtacgTCACTGTACCTGATAACTGGCTTTGTACCCACTATGAGAACAATGGACATTTCAAGGAAAATTGCCAAGCCAGAGTCCAGTCCGtttag